A single genomic interval of halophilic archaeon DL31 harbors:
- a CDS encoding amidohydrolase (KEGG: nmg:Nmag_4060 amidohydrolase~TIGRFAM: Peptidase M20D, amidohydrolase~PFAM: Peptidase M20, dimerisation) — MKAQLFEDVNELAGEMDDLALELWENPELGLHEEHSAAVLQEFLLDAGFDRESAVGGMPTAFVASYGKGEGPTIGILGEYDALPGLSQTVSTVREEIEAGGPGHGCGHNLFGTAGVGAAIAVKRAIERGDIAGEVRFYGCPAEETLVGKTFMARDGAFDDLDAAVTWHPSDHTAPQRGGSLALDSLSFRFEGESAHAAASPESGRSALDAVELLNMGSEYMREHVPEEVRIHYNIQEGGSAPNVVPAEASVWYFVRAPTRTGVKRVTEWLREVAEGAATMTRTEVNERYYTGCHRLVSNSVVADTFRENMAELDPVEFDDEAHELAAQLQETFPEGSIESQLADFEEPHRSAATDVALYTEPMDAFDEGDVGGGSTDVGDVSQITPTAQFRATTWALGTAAHSWQAVVANGDFGRDAVPYVAKLLAGSVVDLLTDEERLAAAQAEFEEQTEPYETPLPDGAEPPFELTKE; from the coding sequence GTGAAAGCGCAACTGTTCGAGGACGTCAACGAACTGGCCGGAGAGATGGACGACCTCGCCCTCGAGTTATGGGAGAACCCCGAACTCGGACTCCACGAAGAACACAGCGCAGCGGTGCTACAGGAGTTCCTGCTCGACGCGGGGTTCGACCGTGAAAGCGCCGTCGGTGGCATGCCCACGGCGTTTGTCGCCAGCTACGGCAAGGGCGAGGGGCCAACGATCGGCATTCTCGGGGAGTACGACGCGCTGCCAGGCCTCTCACAGACCGTCTCAACGGTACGTGAGGAAATCGAGGCCGGCGGACCGGGCCACGGCTGTGGACACAATCTCTTCGGGACTGCAGGCGTCGGCGCCGCCATCGCAGTCAAACGAGCCATCGAACGCGGTGACATCGCGGGGGAAGTACGGTTCTACGGCTGTCCCGCCGAGGAGACGCTGGTGGGCAAGACGTTCATGGCTCGCGACGGGGCGTTCGATGACCTCGACGCGGCCGTCACCTGGCACCCGAGCGACCACACCGCCCCTCAGCGGGGTGGCTCACTCGCCCTGGATTCGCTCTCCTTCCGGTTTGAGGGTGAGAGCGCACACGCTGCTGCCTCCCCGGAGTCAGGCCGCAGCGCGCTCGACGCCGTCGAGCTGCTCAATATGGGCAGCGAGTACATGCGTGAGCACGTTCCCGAGGAGGTTCGGATCCACTACAACATCCAGGAGGGCGGGAGTGCACCCAACGTGGTTCCCGCAGAGGCGTCGGTCTGGTACTTCGTCCGCGCCCCGACGCGGACCGGTGTCAAGCGGGTGACCGAGTGGCTGCGCGAAGTCGCCGAGGGCGCGGCGACCATGACCCGAACCGAGGTGAACGAACGCTACTACACAGGCTGTCACCGGCTGGTCTCCAACAGCGTCGTCGCCGACACGTTCCGGGAGAACATGGCCGAACTCGACCCAGTCGAATTCGATGACGAAGCCCACGAACTCGCCGCGCAGCTGCAGGAAACGTTCCCCGAGGGCAGCATCGAGAGTCAGCTCGCAGATTTCGAGGAACCACACAGAAGTGCGGCCACCGACGTCGCACTCTACACCGAACCGATGGACGCCTTCGACGAGGGTGACGTCGGTGGCGGCTCGACGGACGTCGGCGACGTGAGCCAGATCACGCCAACAGCGCAGTTCCGGGCGACAACCTGGGCCCTCGGCACAGCCGCTCACTCGTGGCAAGCCGTGGTGGCCAACGGCGACTTCGGTCGGGACGCAGTTCCCTACGTTGCCAAGCTGCTGGCCGGATCAGTTGTGGATCTGCTCACTGACGAGGAGCGACTTGCCGCAGCACAGGCCGAGTTTGAAGAACAAACCGAGCCCTACGAGACGCCGCTCCCGGACGGTGCCGAACCGCCGTTCGAACTCACAAAAGAGTAA
- a CDS encoding hypothetical protein (KEGG: nmg:Nmag_3593 hypothetical protein), which translates to MATESDGTETVQVKTRVPAYQREAWREAADRLEMSQSEFVRTMVQAGRSGLERAESTGQTSSPEETTSQGSNPGGNGLEDRVLATLDSGDAVSWDELVEALVSDFEERLEETLQASDRVRYSGREGGYVLTDE; encoded by the coding sequence ATGGCGACGGAGTCCGACGGAACCGAGACAGTGCAGGTCAAGACGCGGGTGCCGGCGTACCAGCGCGAGGCCTGGCGCGAGGCTGCCGACCGCCTCGAGATGAGTCAGAGTGAGTTCGTCCGGACCATGGTCCAGGCGGGCCGGAGCGGCCTCGAGAGGGCCGAATCCACGGGCCAGACGAGTAGCCCCGAGGAGACCACTTCTCAGGGGTCAAACCCTGGGGGGAACGGGCTTGAAGACCGTGTGCTCGCGACCCTCGATTCAGGGGATGCAGTTTCCTGGGATGAATTAGTCGAAGCGCTGGTCAGCGACTTCGAGGAGCGCCTCGAAGAGACGCTCCAGGCGAGTGACCGTGTTCGGTACAGCGGTCGCGAAGGTGGTTACGTGCTCACCGATGAGTGA
- a CDS encoding integrase family protein (PFAM: Integrase, catalytic core, phage~KEGG: hbo:Hbor_16030 site-specific recombinase XerD): MSETQQIADPVAYYLEDMEMHGRAERTRVAYERVLRGFESFLADGEGAGSSTNPAEAGHRDCMAWVHSLRGELSPSTIATYATTVNRFYGYMNQVGAFDANPMGLVMEEMDESIEKDPARREIDVATMGQFIASISHPLHHAVVLTLLKTGMRVGELCNLDLRDLRLSNPGLEKYELDGRPQLDGRGDALYVDAAPTRGQPHNGEERVESNKRKRATVVPVDTELQAALQHWLAIRPDSRSPAEPLFVSTADEWGARLTARSVRHHVRQYAEEMGWHQVGAGAGENVTPHYFRHFFTTHLRDRTGDRGVVKYLRGDVASDIIDTYTHNWGDQVRQTYLENIYTFYS; this comes from the coding sequence ATGAGTGAAACCCAGCAGATCGCCGACCCGGTGGCGTACTACCTGGAAGACATGGAGATGCACGGCCGCGCGGAACGGACTCGGGTGGCCTACGAACGGGTGCTCCGCGGGTTCGAGTCCTTCCTCGCCGACGGCGAGGGGGCGGGGTCGTCGACGAATCCAGCGGAGGCCGGCCACCGTGACTGCATGGCATGGGTACACTCGCTTCGTGGCGAGCTCTCGCCGAGTACCATCGCCACCTACGCGACGACGGTGAACCGGTTCTACGGCTACATGAACCAGGTCGGCGCCTTCGACGCCAACCCGATGGGGCTGGTGATGGAGGAGATGGACGAGTCCATCGAGAAAGACCCAGCTCGCAGGGAGATCGACGTGGCGACGATGGGGCAGTTCATCGCATCGATTTCGCACCCGCTCCACCACGCTGTCGTCCTGACGCTGCTGAAAACGGGGATGCGTGTCGGGGAACTCTGCAACCTCGACCTGCGGGATCTGCGGCTTTCAAACCCTGGACTCGAAAAGTACGAACTCGACGGTCGCCCACAGCTGGACGGCCGCGGTGACGCGCTCTACGTCGACGCTGCACCCACTCGCGGGCAGCCCCACAACGGCGAAGAACGGGTGGAGTCGAACAAGCGCAAGCGCGCAACAGTGGTTCCCGTTGACACCGAACTTCAGGCGGCACTCCAACACTGGCTGGCGATTCGGCCGGATTCCCGCTCGCCCGCCGAACCGCTATTTGTTTCGACCGCCGACGAGTGGGGGGCACGCTTGACCGCTCGTTCAGTTCGCCACCACGTCCGCCAGTACGCCGAAGAGATGGGCTGGCACCAAGTCGGTGCCGGAGCGGGGGAGAACGTCACACCGCACTACTTCCGGCATTTCTTCACCACACACCTGCGAGACCGTACTGGGGACCGTGGTGTGGTCAAATATCTCCGTGGAGACGTGGCAAGCGACATCATCGACACCTACACCCACAACTGGGGGGATCAGGTCCGCCAAACGTACCTGGAGAACATCTACACGTTCTACAGCTGA
- a CDS encoding threonine dehydratase (KEGG: hbo:Hbor_39870 L-threonine ammonia-lyase~TIGRFAM: Threonine dehydratase II~PFAM: Pyridoxal phosphate-dependent enzyme, beta subunit; Amino acid-binding ACT) codes for MTVSLADIREADRRIEQAAGIRRTPIEYSETLGERIGAEVALKLEHFQKTGSFKPRGAYNKISQVADAGEAERVVAASAGNHAQGVAYAATERGLESLIVMPETAPQAKIDATRGYGATVELQGETFAEAMAVAQAKADEPGTAFVHAYDDPAVIAGQGTLGLEILEQVSDVDTVVAPIGGGGLISGISIAMTAAESDVRVVGVQAEKAATIPQSLQKGYPVENETPDTIADGIATGSVSQRTYDIIEQHVDEVVTVSETEIAEATLWLLERTKQMVEGAAATSVAALHNDELNFEGTVVPVLCGGNIDIATLQNVLTRALVDRRQFVTIRVRIDDRPGVLGELAQLIGKHDTNIRNVRHDRSEQGLPVGKADIVIRATTPGEAAIERVIEEISEAGYLVRDVTPA; via the coding sequence GTGACCGTCTCGCTTGCGGACATACGGGAGGCAGACCGTCGTATCGAGCAGGCAGCGGGCATCCGTCGGACCCCTATCGAGTACTCCGAAACGCTCGGCGAGCGCATCGGCGCCGAGGTAGCGCTCAAACTGGAACACTTCCAAAAGACCGGCTCGTTCAAACCCCGCGGTGCGTACAACAAAATCTCGCAGGTCGCCGACGCCGGCGAGGCAGAGCGCGTCGTGGCTGCGAGCGCCGGAAACCACGCACAGGGCGTGGCCTACGCCGCGACTGAGCGGGGGCTGGAGTCGCTCATCGTGATGCCCGAAACCGCTCCGCAGGCGAAGATCGACGCCACCCGCGGCTACGGCGCAACAGTCGAACTCCAGGGCGAGACGTTCGCCGAGGCGATGGCTGTCGCGCAGGCGAAAGCCGACGAGCCGGGCACCGCGTTCGTCCACGCCTACGACGACCCGGCCGTCATCGCCGGTCAGGGAACCCTCGGGCTGGAAATCCTGGAGCAGGTGTCCGACGTTGACACCGTCGTCGCCCCCATCGGTGGGGGCGGCCTCATCTCCGGCATCTCGATAGCGATGACTGCGGCGGAGTCGGACGTGCGCGTCGTCGGCGTTCAGGCCGAGAAGGCCGCCACCATTCCCCAGAGCCTCCAGAAGGGGTACCCCGTTGAGAACGAGACGCCCGACACCATCGCCGACGGCATCGCGACCGGCAGCGTCTCCCAGCGCACCTACGACATTATCGAGCAACACGTCGACGAGGTGGTGACCGTCTCGGAGACCGAAATCGCGGAGGCGACGCTCTGGCTGCTCGAGCGCACCAAGCAGATGGTAGAGGGGGCCGCCGCCACCTCCGTGGCTGCGCTCCACAATGACGAACTCAATTTCGAGGGCACCGTCGTTCCCGTCCTCTGTGGGGGCAACATCGATATCGCCACACTCCAGAACGTGTTGACTCGCGCGTTGGTCGACCGTCGGCAGTTCGTCACGATTCGGGTCCGCATCGACGACCGCCCGGGGGTGCTCGGTGAACTCGCCCAGCTCATCGGGAAACACGACACCAACATTCGGAACGTCCGCCACGACCGCTCTGAACAGGGGCTCCCGGTTGGGAAAGCCGATATCGTTATCCGCGCAACGACACCCGGAGAAGCCGCTATCGAACGCGTCATCGAGGAGATCAGCGAGGCGGGCTACCTCGTGCGGGACGTCACGCCTGCCTAA
- a CDS encoding oligopeptide/dipeptide ABC transporter, ATPase subunit (SMART: ATPase, AAA+ type, core~TIGRFAM: Oligopeptide/dipeptide ABC transporter, ATP-binding protein, C-terminal~KEGG: hvo:HVO_0058 putative dipeptides/oligopeptides ABC transporter ATP-binding protein~PFAM: ABC transporter-like; Oligopeptide/dipeptide ABC transporter, C-terminal), producing the protein MSDPYLEVRNLKKYYDTGGLLGGNPVKAVDGVSFDVQQGETLGLVGESGCGKTTLGRTILNLEDATEGEVTSDGRDVSSISGKELREWQRDAQMVFQDPDSSLNDRMTVGEIIREPLDAHDWKTSGERRDRVFDLLEKVGLREEHYYRYPHQFSGGQSQRIGIARALALEPEFLVLDEPVSALDVSVQARIINLLEQLQDDLGLTYLFIAHDLSVVRHIADRTAVMYLGEVMELGDTEDVFNDPAHPYTESLLSAIPGSLSDTGDRITLRGTPPSPRNPPSGCRFSTRCPAKIRPEEYSLEGHQWEAVDELYTVLRARANQEFSLLKELKKRLGLEDAETVDELLVSLFEGATIVDQGRVDLPLGEEEAAIVREAADLARQGENAEASARITEAFGSVCSEEHPEAVDVGDGRQSRCLRHGEEYDSPSAVIDQRYRGGSDADADDVPADD; encoded by the coding sequence ATGAGTGACCCGTATCTCGAAGTCAGGAACTTAAAGAAGTATTACGACACCGGCGGCCTGCTCGGCGGGAACCCCGTGAAGGCAGTCGACGGCGTCTCTTTCGACGTTCAGCAGGGCGAGACGCTCGGGCTCGTCGGCGAGTCCGGCTGCGGGAAAACCACACTCGGACGAACCATCCTCAACCTCGAGGACGCCACGGAGGGGGAAGTCACCTCCGACGGCCGGGATGTGAGCAGTATCTCGGGCAAGGAGCTCCGGGAGTGGCAGCGCGACGCCCAGATGGTGTTCCAGGACCCAGACTCCAGCCTCAACGACCGGATGACCGTGGGCGAAATCATTCGAGAGCCGTTGGATGCACACGACTGGAAGACATCTGGGGAGCGCCGTGACCGTGTCTTCGACCTGCTCGAGAAAGTCGGCCTGCGTGAGGAGCACTACTACCGCTACCCCCACCAGTTCTCGGGCGGGCAGAGCCAGCGTATCGGCATCGCGCGGGCGCTCGCGCTCGAACCCGAGTTCCTCGTGCTCGACGAACCCGTTTCGGCGCTTGACGTGAGCGTTCAGGCACGCATCATCAATCTGCTCGAACAGCTCCAAGACGACCTTGGCCTGACCTACCTGTTCATCGCCCACGACCTAAGTGTCGTCCGGCATATCGCCGATCGTACGGCGGTGATGTATCTGGGTGAGGTGATGGAGTTGGGCGATACTGAGGACGTGTTCAACGACCCTGCCCACCCCTACACTGAGTCACTGCTGTCGGCAATCCCCGGTTCTCTCTCCGACACTGGTGATCGAATCACGCTTCGTGGGACGCCGCCGAGCCCTCGGAACCCACCCAGTGGCTGCCGGTTCTCGACGCGCTGTCCCGCGAAGATTCGGCCCGAGGAGTACAGCCTCGAGGGCCACCAGTGGGAGGCCGTTGACGAACTCTACACGGTGCTTCGGGCCCGAGCGAATCAGGAGTTCTCGCTGCTGAAAGAGCTCAAGAAGCGACTCGGCCTCGAAGACGCCGAGACCGTCGACGAACTGCTGGTCAGCCTCTTCGAAGGCGCCACAATCGTTGATCAGGGCCGGGTCGACCTCCCGCTGGGCGAGGAGGAAGCGGCCATCGTCAGGGAGGCTGCTGATCTGGCCCGGCAAGGCGAGAACGCCGAGGCAAGCGCCCGAATCACAGAAGCGTTCGGCAGCGTCTGCTCGGAGGAACACCCAGAGGCGGTCGATGTCGGCGATGGCCGCCAGAGCCGGTGCCTCCGGCATGGCGAGGAGTACGACTCCCCGAGCGCGGTCATCGACCAGCGCTATCGTGGCGGCTCCGATGCCGATGCTGACGACGTACCGGCCGACGACTGA
- a CDS encoding oligopeptide/dipeptide ABC transporter, ATPase subunit (SMART: ATPase, AAA+ type, core~TIGRFAM: Oligopeptide/dipeptide ABC transporter, ATP-binding protein, C-terminal~KEGG: hmu:Hmuk_0113 oligopeptide/dipeptide ABC transporter, ATPase subunit~PFAM: ABC transporter-like; Oligopeptide/dipeptide ABC transporter, C-terminal), protein MALLEVKNLNTTFHTEKETIRAVDGVSFEIEEAETLGLVGESGSGKSVTARSVLGLVDEPGVVEADAIRFQGEDLTETGWDDARGDLSIVFQDPINSMNPVYTVGNQITEALRIHQGLRGKAATEEAVSLLEDVGIPDAARRVDEYPHQFSGGMRQRAVIAIALACDPDLLVCDEPTTALDVTIQAQILELLDELQAEEDLAVLFITHDMGVIEETADRVAVMYAGELIETAPVTELFDQPSHPYTRGLLASIPGRTVKGDRLPTIAGEVPTATSAPTACRFAPRCDHAFEACDRVHPDRITVGEDHEAACLLYDEQFDAEPPAGGVDEAIRGEGK, encoded by the coding sequence ATGGCGCTGCTCGAAGTCAAGAACCTCAACACGACGTTCCACACGGAGAAGGAGACCATCCGCGCCGTGGACGGCGTCAGCTTCGAGATCGAGGAGGCCGAGACCCTCGGCCTCGTCGGCGAGTCGGGCTCGGGCAAATCAGTCACCGCTCGCTCCGTGCTCGGGCTGGTCGACGAGCCGGGCGTCGTCGAGGCCGACGCGATACGGTTCCAGGGCGAGGATCTCACCGAAACCGGCTGGGACGACGCCCGTGGCGACCTCTCCATCGTCTTCCAGGATCCGATCAACTCGATGAACCCGGTCTACACCGTCGGCAACCAAATAACGGAGGCCCTGCGTATCCACCAGGGGCTTCGGGGCAAGGCGGCGACCGAGGAGGCGGTCTCCCTGCTCGAGGACGTGGGCATTCCCGACGCGGCCCGCCGCGTCGACGAGTATCCCCACCAGTTCTCCGGAGGGATGCGCCAGCGTGCGGTCATCGCCATCGCGCTGGCGTGTGACCCCGACCTGCTCGTCTGTGACGAGCCGACGACGGCATTGGACGTGACAATCCAGGCCCAGATTCTCGAACTGCTCGACGAACTCCAAGCGGAAGAAGATCTCGCGGTGCTGTTCATCACCCACGATATGGGCGTCATCGAGGAGACGGCTGACCGCGTTGCCGTGATGTACGCGGGCGAACTCATCGAGACAGCGCCAGTCACCGAGCTGTTCGACCAGCCCAGCCACCCCTACACACGTGGCCTACTCGCGAGCATCCCCGGCCGGACGGTGAAGGGCGACCGTCTCCCAACGATTGCGGGGGAGGTGCCAACGGCGACCAGTGCCCCCACCGCCTGTCGGTTCGCACCGCGGTGTGACCACGCCTTCGAGGCGTGCGATCGGGTCCATCCCGACCGCATCACTGTGGGCGAGGACCACGAGGCAGCCTGTCTACTCTACGACGAGCAGTTCGATGCGGAGCCGCCTGCGGGCGGCGTCGACGAGGCCATCCGAGGTGAGGGCAAATGA
- a CDS encoding ABC-type transporter, integral membrane subunit (PFAM: Binding-protein-dependent transport systems inner membrane component~KEGG: hmu:Hmuk_0114 binding-protein-dependent transport systems inner membrane component), producing MATRTETRSGTVWTRITDNPQPAIIWAGVAAVLLLLQAGALLQFVGTLLVDFIQAVPGGFQATLAASFTEAAGESPTLLSRETIPNQGYYDGSGYQGTFFGLSPAMAWAVRAALIYLYAAAWTYWAWIAYDWYREYYRAADWTPRDDVVDRLRSHVWGIFGFVVVFMFVTMAIFAPALGPTTVEQNLKNPYGHTTKYWDGQSVQETTVGAANVASQSVGSESSNVGPMSYDDFGRFHPFGTLPTGKDLFTFIAAGSRISLIIGLLSVGLSAGVAVTLALLSAYYKGAVDLGLVLVSDSVMGMPQLLLLIMLTVVLGGTWIGKLYSGAFVLALIFAGTGWPYLWRSLRGPALQVSERQWVDAAKSFGQSPGSIMRKHMLPYITGYLLIYGSMTLGGAIIAIAGLSFLGLGVDPPTPEWGRAVNAGQDYVETASWHISLVPGLLITLVVTGFNALGDGIRDAIDPESDSAAGEAGGRGGGA from the coding sequence ATGGCGACGAGAACAGAAACACGCTCGGGGACGGTTTGGACCCGCATCACGGACAACCCGCAGCCGGCGATAATCTGGGCCGGCGTCGCCGCGGTGCTCCTGTTGCTGCAGGCGGGCGCGCTGCTCCAGTTCGTTGGCACCCTGCTGGTCGACTTCATTCAGGCGGTTCCGGGCGGCTTTCAGGCGACGCTGGCCGCGTCGTTCACGGAGGCCGCCGGTGAGTCCCCGACGCTGCTCTCCCGTGAGACGATTCCAAACCAGGGCTACTACGACGGTAGTGGCTATCAGGGGACGTTCTTCGGCCTCTCGCCAGCGATGGCGTGGGCCGTCAGGGCTGCACTCATCTATCTCTACGCGGCGGCATGGACCTACTGGGCCTGGATCGCCTACGACTGGTACCGGGAGTACTACCGGGCCGCAGACTGGACGCCCCGCGACGACGTGGTCGACCGACTTCGGAGCCACGTCTGGGGCATCTTCGGCTTCGTCGTCGTCTTCATGTTCGTCACGATGGCGATCTTCGCGCCCGCGCTCGGGCCGACCACCGTCGAACAGAACCTCAAGAACCCCTACGGTCACACGACCAAATACTGGGACGGACAGTCGGTGCAGGAGACCACCGTCGGCGCCGCCAACGTCGCCTCACAGTCGGTCGGCTCCGAAAGCTCGAACGTCGGGCCCATGTCCTACGACGACTTCGGTCGGTTCCACCCGTTCGGAACGTTACCCACCGGGAAGGATCTCTTTACGTTCATCGCCGCGGGCTCGCGGATCTCCCTCATCATCGGCCTGCTCTCGGTCGGGCTCTCGGCGGGGGTCGCGGTGACGCTCGCGCTGCTCTCGGCCTACTACAAGGGCGCCGTCGACCTCGGGCTGGTGCTTGTCTCTGACTCGGTGATGGGGATGCCCCAGCTCCTCCTGCTCATCATGCTGACGGTGGTGTTGGGCGGGACGTGGATCGGGAAGCTCTACTCAGGGGCGTTCGTGCTCGCGCTCATCTTCGCGGGGACGGGCTGGCCCTATCTCTGGCGCTCGCTGCGTGGGCCCGCCCTCCAGGTGTCCGAACGGCAGTGGGTCGACGCTGCCAAGAGCTTCGGACAGAGCCCCGGCAGTATCATGCGCAAACACATGCTCCCCTACATCACGGGCTATCTGCTCATCTACGGCTCGATGACGCTGGGGGGCGCCATCATCGCCATCGCTGGGCTCTCGTTCCTGGGGCTCGGTGTCGACCCGCCCACCCCCGAGTGGGGCCGGGCGGTCAACGCCGGTCAGGACTACGTCGAAACCGCGTCGTGGCACATCTCGCTGGTGCCGGGGCTGCTCATCACGCTGGTGGTCACCGGCTTCAACGCGCTGGGTGACGGTATCCGCGACGCCATCGACCCAGAATCGGACAGCGCTGCCGGCGAGGCCGGCGGCCGAGGGGGTGGTGCCTGA
- a CDS encoding ABC-type transporter, integral membrane subunit (PFAM: Binding-protein-dependent transport systems inner membrane component~KEGG: hmu:Hmuk_0115 binding-protein-dependent transport systems inner membrane component) produces the protein MSRLKYLGKRLLMSIPVLWLGTSLTWFIIYQGPINPAAYVLSQSQTQDPEKVEAAETQLGLNQPPLEHYVDWMSSLFMLDLGQTWLLYPGSNVNALIMDFLPRTVWLGFWSVLIAVFVGVPLGFYAGLRSNTLADYLASVSGIVWRAMPNFWLAVILLAVLVNSETLFGFDWDSFLIPLPSGVTGNPQLGYMEGKPWALFTEPGHTLAAIKKILPAAIVLGSASMGNEMRIGRTAVLETKNEKYIDLARAKGVSDRMIVWKHVLRNALVPLVPIITSEAFLLIGGSVLVESVFGIQGIGFLFFKAAIQGDLPLVGTLMFVFIVLMLTINIAQDFLYTIIDPRVGYGEN, from the coding sequence ATGAGCCGACTCAAATACCTCGGTAAACGCCTGCTGATGTCCATCCCGGTGCTCTGGCTCGGGACCAGCTTGACGTGGTTCATCATCTATCAGGGTCCGATTAACCCCGCCGCGTACGTTCTGAGTCAGTCACAGACACAGGACCCTGAGAAAGTCGAGGCCGCGGAGACCCAACTCGGCCTGAACCAACCGCCCCTGGAGCATTACGTCGATTGGATGTCGAGTCTCTTCATGCTCGATCTCGGCCAGACGTGGCTGCTCTATCCGGGGTCGAACGTCAACGCTCTCATCATGGACTTCCTCCCCCGGACGGTCTGGCTCGGCTTCTGGTCGGTGCTGATCGCGGTGTTCGTCGGCGTCCCGCTCGGCTTCTATGCGGGGCTTCGCTCGAACACGCTCGCGGACTATCTCGCCTCCGTCTCCGGCATCGTCTGGCGGGCGATGCCGAACTTCTGGCTGGCAGTCATCCTGCTCGCCGTGCTGGTCAACTCCGAGACGCTGTTCGGGTTCGACTGGGACAGCTTCCTCATTCCGCTTCCCTCCGGCGTGACCGGCAACCCACAGCTCGGCTATATGGAGGGGAAGCCGTGGGCGCTGTTCACCGAGCCCGGACACACGCTGGCGGCGATCAAGAAGATCCTGCCCGCCGCGATCGTGCTCGGCTCGGCGTCGATGGGCAACGAGATGCGTATCGGGCGCACCGCCGTGCTGGAGACGAAAAACGAGAAATACATCGACCTCGCACGTGCGAAAGGCGTCTCCGACCGGATGATTGTCTGGAAACACGTTCTGCGGAACGCGCTCGTCCCACTGGTCCCCATCATCACCAGCGAGGCGTTCCTGCTCATCGGCGGCTCGGTGCTTGTCGAATCTGTCTTCGGCATTCAGGGGATCGGCTTCCTCTTCTTCAAAGCCGCCATTCAAGGTGACCTCCCACTGGTCGGGACGCTGATGTTCGTTTTTATCGTACTCATGCTCACCATCAACATCGCACAGGACTTCCTGTACACGATCATCGACCCACGCGTCGGATACGGGGAGAACTGA